A genome region from Fusarium musae strain F31 chromosome 5, whole genome shotgun sequence includes the following:
- a CDS encoding hypothetical protein (EggNog:ENOG41) — MENLSILDVHRTLVATFIVSHSQLSAASVIQSFQNTLYDIAGIAGRQSLLVSGIHGFMGVIGTIIYLGIAADRGPRARTLWTGSLGLSVSIAICVALSATYGQAGESNMAGSRASIAFIFIYSATFAIFFDAVIWVVPSELFPTFLRSNGIAFAVSSKSVVAIVLSQITPLALAEVTLRFYALFIACSTAAAVLYFFCLPETGGKT, encoded by the exons ATGGAGAACCTTAGCATC CTAGATGTCCACCGCACGCTCGTGGCGACTTTCATCGTCTCTCACTCCCAGCTCTCGGCCGCTTCTGTCATCCAGAGCTTCCAGAACACATTATATGACATTGCTGGTATCGCCGGTCGACAGTCGCTGTTGGTATCCGGTATACATGGATTCATGGGTGTTATCGGAACCATCATTTATTTGGGCATCGCTGCAGACAGAGGGCCTCGTGCTCGAACATTGTGGACTGGCTCGCTCGGCTTATCCGTCTCAATCGCCATCTGCGTGGCTTTGAGTGCAACCTACGGCCAGGCTGGAGAGAGTAACATGGCTGGATCAAGAGCAAGCATCGCTTTCATTTTCATTTACTCTGCGACatttgccatcttcttcgacgCCGTGATCTGGGTTGTACCATCAGAGCTGTTCCCAACATTTCTTCGATCAAATGGCATTGCCTTTGCTGTGTCATCCAAGTCTGTCGTCGCTATCGTTCTTAGCCAGATTACTCCTTTGGCTCTCGCGGAGGTCACCTTGAGGTTCTATGCCCTGTTCATCGCCTGCAGCACTGCCGCCGCTGTTCTGTACTTCTTCTGCCTGCCTGAGACCGGCGGTAAGACCTGA
- a CDS encoding hypothetical protein (EggNog:ENOG41~CAZy:PL1): MKLLNILFFSSFAVAAPGANLQARAAANDPCNIGYCTQNGGTTGGGSAAQVTVKSLAELTAAAAADGPSVILVQGSISGAAKVQVTSNKSIIGKTGSSLTGIGLTINGQKNVIVRNMKISKVEADYGDAITIQKSTNVWVDHCDLSAVRGDDKDFYDGLVDLSHAADWVTISYTYFHDHSKGSLVGHSDKNAAEDVGTLRVTYANNHFNNVRSRGPLLRFGTAHIFNQYYDTMDTGLNSRMGAQALIQSSVFTNVGKKAIFSESSSEVGYVVAEDVVLGGESQNTAPKGTLSSSKIPYQFTLLGSGKVASTVPGQAGQKLSF; this comes from the exons ATgaagcttcttaatatactattcttctccagctttgCTGTTGCAGCACCTGGTGCCAACCTCCAAGCCAGAGCTGCGGCCAATGACCCGTGCAACATTGGCTACTGCACTCAGAACGGAGG CACAACTGGAGGTGGAAGTGCTGCACAGGTCACTGTGAAGTCCCTCGCTGAGCTCACTGCTGCCGCCGCAGCTGACGGCCCTTCTGTCATCTTGGTGCAAGGCAGTATCTCAGGCGCAGCAAAGGTCCAAGTTACCTCAAACAAGTCCATCATTGGCAAGACCGGTAGCT CCCTAACCGGCATCGGTTTGACCATCAACGGACAGAAGAACGTCATTGTCCGCAACATGAAGATATCCAAGGTTGAAGCTGACTACGGTGATGCGATTACCATTCAAAAATCGACTAATGTCTGGGTTGACCATTGTGATCTCTCTGCTGTTAGGGGCGACGACAAGGACTTCTACGATGGCTTGGTCGATCTGTCGCATGCTGCTGACTGGGTCACTATCTCGTATACCTACTTCCATGACCAC TCCAAGGGATCGCTCGTAGGACACTCCGACAAGAACGCAGCTGAAGACGTTGGCACCTTACGCGTTACATACGCCAATAACCACTTCAACAACGTCAGAAGCCGAGGCCCTCTTCTGCGCTTTGGAACTGCCCATATCTTCAA TCAGTACTACGATACCATGGACACTGGTCTCAACAGCCGTATGGGCGCCCAGGCTCTCATCCAATCATCCGTGTTCACCAACGTTGGAAAAAAGGCTATCTTCAGCGAGTCAAGCTCCGAGGTCGGATATGTTGTCGCGGAAGACGTTGTGCTCGGTGGTGAGAGTCAGAACACCGCTCCAAAGGGGACGTTGAGCTCAAGCAAGATTCCGTATCAGTTCACCCTTCTGGGATCTGGAAAGGTTGCTTCAACGGTTCCGGGGCAGGCAGGCCAGAAGCTCAGCTTCTAG
- a CDS encoding hypothetical protein (EggNog:ENOG41): MLLNKAFLGALLAMGTVTALPNPDAEPVDLEDRSILHHCGKHASWDHAKSECVCHDSGKVYTKKHHKCKCPKGEKWHHIEKKCKK; this comes from the coding sequence atgcttctcaacaaggcTTTCCTCGGCGCCCTCCTCGCCATGGGCACAGTCACCGCCCTCCCCAACCCCGACGCTGAGCCCGTTGATCTCGAGGATCGCAGCATCCTTCACCACTGCGGCAAGCACGCTTCCTGGGATCACGCCAAGAGCGAGTGTGTATGCCACGACTCCGGCAAGGTCTACACCAAGAAGCACCACAAGTGCAAGTGCCCCAAGGGCGAGAAGTGGCACCACATTGAGAAGAAGTGCAAGAAATAA
- a CDS encoding hypothetical protein (EggNog:ENOG41), which produces MARILITGSADGLGLEAARQLVKRNHTVYLHARNAQRAAEAKAKCPGAAGAFVADLTLVSETERLAKEANAVGTFDAIIHNAGLMAGPFRKTPDNGIPAQTAVNVLAPYILTCLLTPPKRLIYIASMLHAQADTSVKDIFWLERGESHFKDFPAYCDSKLHVMLLANAVARRLKNTSVMSVHPGWVATKLGGEDGPDKMEDGVDTYVMLAEGDYDQSLTGKYFEPKRKLAEPTPQCSEVELQEQVVDACERLVGLKLPEN; this is translated from the coding sequence atggcTCGCATTCTCATTACTGGTTCCGCTGATGGCCTGGGCCTCGAAGCTGCTCGTCAACTCGTCAAGCGCAATCACACCGTTTATCTTCATGCGCGCAACGCTCAACGCGCAGCAGAGGCCAAAGCAAAATGCCCTGGGGCTGCTGGTGCCTTCGTAGCGGACTTGACACTCGTGTCAGAGACAGAACGACTCGCCAAGGAAGCCAATGCAGTCGGAACCTTTGATGCCATCATTCATAATGCTGGCTTGATGGCTGGACCATTCCGCAAGACTCCCGACAACGGCATCCCAGCTCAGACCGCCGTCAATGTTCTCGCACCTTATATTCTTACTTGTCTCTTGACGCCTCCCAAGAGGCTCATCTACATCGCGTCTATGCTCCATGCTCAAGCCGATACAAGCGTTAAGGATATTTTCTGGCTTGAACGAGGCGAATCTCATTTCAAGGACTTTCCCGCGTACTGCGACTCAAAGCTCCATGTTATGTTGCTCGCAAACGCAGTTGCCAGGCGTTTGAAGAACACATCAGTCATGTCGGTTCATCCCGGATGGGTTGCGACGAAGCTCGGCGGTGAAGATGGGCCAGATAAGATGGAGGATGGAGTTGATACATATGTCATGTTGGCTGAAGGAGACTATGATCAGAGCTTGACAGGGAAATATTTTGAGCCTAAGAGAAAGCTAGCAGAGCCAACTCCCCAGTGTAGTGAGGTTGAGTTGCAGGAGCAGGTTGTTGATGCTTGTGAGAGATTGGTGGGTTTGAAGCTTCCTGAGAACTGA
- a CDS encoding hypothetical protein (EggNog:ENOG41~MEROPS:MER0000073), with the protein MVKFASVVALVAPLAAAAPQEIPNIVGGTSASAGDFPFIVSISRNGGPWCGGSLLNANTVLTAAHCVSGYAQSGFQIRAGSLSRTSGGVTSSLSSVRVHPSYSGNNNDLAILKLSTSIPASGTIGYARLAASGSDPVAGSSATVAGWGATSEGGSSTPVNLLKVTVPIVSRATCRQQYGTSAITTQMFCAGVSSGGKDSCQGDSGGPIVDSSNTLIGAVSWGNGCARPNYAGVYASVGALRSFIDQYA; encoded by the exons atggtcaaGTTTGCTTCCGTCGTTGCACTTGTTGCTCCCCTGGCTGCTGCCGCTCCTCAGGAGATCCCCAACATCGTTGGTGGCACTTCTGCTAGCGCTGGCGACTTTCCCTTCATCGTGAGCATCAGCCGCAACGGCGGCCCTTGGTGCGGAGGCTCTCTCCTCAACGCCAACACCGTCTTGACCGCTGCCCACTGCGTCTCCGGATACGCTCAGAGCGGTTTCCAGATCCGTGCTGGCAGTCTT TCTCGCACTTCTGGTGGTGTTACTTCTTCGCTTTCCTCCGTCAGAGTTCACCCGAGCTACAGCGGAAACAACAAcgatcttgccatcctcaagctctctACTTCCATTCCCGCCAGTGGAACCATCGGCTATGCTCGCCTGGCTGCTTCCGGCTCTGACCCCGTCGCCGGATCTTCTGCCACTGTTGCTGGCTG GGGCGCTACCTCTGAGGGCGGCAGCTCTACTCCCGTCAACCTTCTGAAGGTTACTGTCCCTATTGTCTCTCGTGCTACCTGCCGACAGCAGTACGGTACCTCTGCCATCACCACCCAGATGTTCTGTGCTGGTGTTTCCTCCGGCGGCAAGGACTCTTGCCAGGGTGACAGCGGCGGCCCCATCGTCGACAGCTCCAATACTCTCATCGGTGCTGTCTCTTGGGGTAATGGATGTGCTCGACCCAACTACGCTGGTGTCTATGCCAGCGTTGGTGCTCTCCGCTCTTTCATTGACCAATACGCTTAA
- a CDS encoding hypothetical protein (EggNog:ENOG41) has product MTSCFNFSQKVSECQSIIAYEFTSKTLCAEALNRAAAWNCQIVINGSTKWMHKNDRLAVYGDSAAAFYLCNLWIKRGLSNHCWTTIRGDLISNSNLAKIGKERGLDKCINMNGGPRSPSPAMVATAVEAILGAVQIYGGHEALARVMNHLGLTQHALLASVVFNFSPLHMIE; this is encoded by the exons ATGACCTCCTGCTTCAACTTCAGTCAAAAGGTCTCGGAATGCCAGTCCATCATCGCATACGAGTTTACTTCCAAGACACTCTGCGCAGAAGCGTTGAACAGAGCTGCAGCCTGGAACTGTCAGATTGTCATCAACGGTTCTACCAAATGGATGCACAAGAACGACCGTCTCGCCGTTTATGGCGATTCAGCGGCCGCATTTTACTTGTGCAACCTTTGGATCAAGCGAGGACTCTCAAACC ATTGCTGGACTACGATCCGTGGCGATCTAATTAGTAACAGCAACCTCGCTAAAATTGGCAAGGAGCGTGGTCTTGATAAGTGCATCAACATGAATGGAGGACCTCGTTCCCCCAGTCCAGCAATGGTTGCCACTGCAGTCGAGGCCATTCTTGGGGCCGTGCAGATTTACGGTGGTCACGAAGCTCTCGCTCGAGTCATGAATCATCTTGGTCTCACGCAGCATGCTCTCCTCGCATCGGTAGTGTTCAACTTCTCCCCTTTGCATATGATTGAATAG
- a CDS encoding hypothetical protein (EggNog:ENOG41), which produces MAPKAAHATEDIQSPIDLTTVPPFWKRKNGVLLYFLLTSSLFASMALGIDGSMTNALQTLESWQDRFGHPTGSKLGFFGASNAIGGVIPFIFLGWISDVAGRRVPTAMGSIVIIAGVMVQLFATSLNMFIGGKIVLGIGSSLIQMGAPVLVTELSHPKERVQITTLYNTNIVLGYVIGAWATYGCFRIPNQWSWKLPTLVQVIPSAYQLILIFFCPESPRWLIAKGKVEKAREILIKYHGEGDSDSELVKFECAEIQQVIAEEAEQNMTWKEFFSSIPNLKRISLCFATALFSQSSGNLLVSNYLTQILKDTGIEAEKDITLVNGMVTLWQYIVAITMTLLVDKFKRRTFFLVGSGGVLVTFIMWTIAAKQYLEGSLAGGRVVLACIFLFQGFYTFGWTNLVVTYPLEIVTYQMRAKTWAFVLLTIQVSSIFGGYVNPIGLEAIGWKFYIYYCVWVAIIFLVVYFFFVETSGPTLEELTYLFEGKDAKQEMVKEIEVKKEEHDFIHEKGV; this is translated from the exons ATGGCTCCGAAAGCGGCGCACGCCACTGAAGACATTCAGTCTCCCATTGACCTCACCACCGTTCCGCCGTTTTGGAAGCGCAAGAATGGTGtacttttatactttctGCTTACCTCCTCGCTGTTTGCCAGTATGGCTCTTGGCATTGACGG TTCTATGACCAACGCCCTCCAGACCCTCGAGAGCTGGCAAGATCGCTTCGGACATCCTACTGGTTCCAAacttggcttctttggcgCTTCCAACGCCATTGGAGGTGTTATACCATTCATTTTCCTCGGCTGGATCAGTGATGTCGCTGGCCGTCGCGTCCCAACTGCCATGGGATCCATCGTGATCATTGCTGGTGTTATGGTTCAACTCTTTGCGACCTCGCTCAATATGTTCATCGGCGGCAAGATTGTCCTCGGAATTGGCTCCTCGCTTATCCAGATGGGTGCTCCAGTCTTGGTCACTGAGCTCTCGCATCCCAAGGAGCGTGTACAGATCACGACGCTTTACAACACAAACATCGTGCTGGGCTATGTGATTGGCGCATGGGCGACATACGGATGCTTTCGCATTCCGAACCAATGGTCTTGGAAGCTCCCCACTCTTGTTCAAGTCATTCCATCGGCATACCaactcattctcatcttttTCTGCCCCGAGTCGCCTCGTTGGCTGATCGCAAAGGGCAAGGTTGAAAAGGCTCGCGAGATTCTTATCAAGTACCACGGTGAAGGTGATTCCGACAGCGAACTGGTCAAGTTCGAATGCGCCGAGATTCAGCAAGTCATCGCGGAGGAAGCCGAGCAGAACATGACCTGGAAGGAGTTCTTCTCGTCCATTCCCAACCTCAAGCGCATTTCACTCTGCTTCGCTACTGCGCTGTTCAGTCAGAGTTCCGGCAACCTGCTTGTCTCGAACTATCTGACTCAGATCCTCAAGGATACAGGCATCGAGGCGGAGAAGGACATCACTCTTGTCAACGGCATGGTTACTCTCTGGCAGTACATCGTTGCTATCACCATGACGCTTCTGGTTGACAAGTTCAAGCGCCGCACCTTCTTCCTTGTGGGATCTGGTGGTGTTCTTGTCACTTTCATCATGTGGACCATCGCCGCCAAGCAGTACCTTGAGGGATCACTGGCCGGCGGCCGAGTCGTACTGGCTTgtatcttcctcttccaagGCTTTTACACCTTTGGCTGGACAAACCTGGTCGTCACTTATCCTCTTGAGATCGTCACCTATCAGATGCGAGCCAAGACTTGGGCATTCGTGCTCCTAACCATTCAAGtctcttccatctttggTGGCTACGTCAATCCGATTGGTCTGGAGGCTATAGGATGGAAATTCTACATCTACTACTGTGTCTGggtcgccatcatcttcttggtcgtctacttcttctttgttGAGACGTCGGGACCTACGCTGGAGGAGCTCACGTATCTCTTTGAGGGTAAGGATGCCAAGCAGGAGATGGTCAAGGAGATTgaagtcaagaaggaggagcacGATTTCATTCACGAGAAGGGAGTCTGA
- a CDS encoding hypothetical protein (EggNog:ENOG41~MEROPS:MER0214982), producing MPVTFIETDGGKLAVDIAGDGPLVICSPGMGDFRDAYDALATELRKSGYRVAMVDLRGHGDSSTTFNRYGDEATADDLITLIDAYGGGPAVLAGASLSGAAATIAAGSHHEKVAGLILFGAFLRPGTGKLVASLFRLSMRQPTGPMIWKSYAPKLWPGLGDKIQERVDRSIAMLTGPGRWKAFHATLSTDHAVVAPYISKVKAPVLAVYGDADPDWTDPIEEARWVVSNFEDGEVVAVKGVGHAPMMERPEEVTPAVLKFLNRIRTNGGFNRA from the coding sequence ATGCCTGTCACATTTATTGAAACAGATGGAGGTAAACTCGCCGTCGATATCGCTGGCGACGGACCTCTTGTCATCTGTTCCCCCGGCATGGGAGACTTTCGCGACGCATACGACGCTTTAGCTACAGAGCTTCGTAAATCGGGCTACAGAGTCGCTATGGTTGATCTGAGAGGCCATGGCGACAGTAGCACGACCTTCAACCGCTATGGCGATGAGGCTACCGCTGACGATCTCATTACCTTGATCGATGCTTACGGTGGTGGACCCGCTGTCTTAGCAGGCGCCTCTCTTTCCGGCGCTGCTGCTACAATCGCCGCTGGAAGCCACCACGAAAAGGTCGCAGGCCTTATTCTCTTTGGAGCTTTTCTTCGACCTGGAACTGGAAAGCTAGTCGCCAGTCTCTTCCGCCTTTCCATGCGCCAACCCACCGGACCTATGATCTGGAAGTCATACGCTCCTAAGCTCTGGCCCGGTCTTGGCGATAAGATCCAAGAACGAGTTGACAGATCCATCGCAATGTTGACAGGCCCTGGTCGCTGGAAGGCATTCCACGCTACACTATCTACCGACCACGCCGTTGTCGCACCATACATTAGCAAAGTCAAGGCTCCAGTACTAGCTGTCTATGGAGATGCTGATCCTGACTGGACTGACCCTATTGAGGAAGCTCGATGGGTCGTGTCGAATTTTGAGGATGGCGAGGTTGTTGCTGTCAAGGGTGTTGGACATGCGCCTATGATGGAGAGGCCTGAGGAGGTCACACCGGCTGTTCTCAAGTTTTTGAACAGGATCCGGACAAACGGTGGTTTTAACCGTGCTTGA
- a CDS encoding hypothetical protein (EggNog:ENOG41~CAZy:GH162): protein MLYAQAISGSKEAARFLTPNNLKAAPGFAASIMETKLKTYSQFNQTYPGFGGFLPWIKTDTTTISPQDGWDDRVPGLDNGELIWAVYACIEALQKQSNPKFHKIADGWQTWFNYVASTAPKIFYIGEGKVCAVTAIGDQTLPVNDKKQSYKCESETYLDDPYEGELLTYFFQFFTDLSKKDKQTLWEYKRAKLEKAEYNKGGVGPITVRKGFWFSSHEIWNQLELPYHDVDIVSRLFKNGERARTCNSMVTKTPGLYASVNNSTDPKTDEIIGYISPAGIPSIASQKDQELDVITPYGVFPVVLFDKAVGMAWWRNMIVGKKMQNPYGSTESTRVDGKGVSALVTWDSKVTTVLSLMNGVVDLREHIRVFGNKLKGEDIEFCLPKNKVPDAGLKDFTSCQK, encoded by the exons ATGCTCTACGCTCAGGCTATCTCTGGATCTAAAGAAGCTGCCCGTTTCTTGACCCCAAATAATCTCAAGGCCGCACCAGGCTTCGCTGCGTCAATCATGGAGACAAAGCTCAAGACTTACAGCCAGTTCAACCAGACATATCCTGGTTTCGGTGGCTTTCTTCCTTGGATCAAGACTGACACCACGACCATCTCTCCCCAAGATGGTTGGGATGACCGTGTCCCTGGTCTGGACAATGG AGAGCTCATCTGGGCTGTCTACGCCTGCATTGAAGCCCTACAGAAGCAGTCCAACCCCAAGTTCCACAAGATCGCCGACGGCTGGCAGACATGGTTCAACTACGTCGCTTCAACTGCCCCCAAGATCTTCTACATCGGCGAAGGAAAGGTCTGTGCTGTCACAGCAATCGGTGACCAGACACTTCCGGTCAATGACAAGAAGCAATCTTACAAGTGCGAATCAGAGACTTATCTCGATGACCCTTACGAGGGAGAGCTTTTGACTTACTTCTTCCAATTCTTCACTGATTTGTCCAAGAAGGATAAGCAGACGCTTTGGGAGTACAAGAGAGCTAAGCTGGAGAAGGCTGAGTATAACAAGGGCGGCGTTGGTCCTATCACTGTTCGTAAGGGCTTTTGGTTCTCTAGCCATGAGATCTGGAACCAGCTTGAGTTGCCATACCACGACGTCGACATTGTCAG CCGCCTCTTCAAAAATGGCGAACGTGCTCGTACTTGTAACTCCATGGTCACCAAGACCCCGGGCCTCTACGCCTCAGTCAACAACTCTACCGACCCCAAGACCGATGAGATCATCGGCTACATCTCACCCGCCGGTATCCCCTCCATTGCCAGCCAGAAGGATCAGGAGCTGGATGTCATCACTCCCTATGGCGTCTTCCCCGTTGTATTGTTCGACAAGGCTGTCGGCATGGCTTGGTGGAGGAACATGATCGTTGGAAAGAAGATGCAGA ATCCCTATGGCAGCACAGAGTCGACCCGTGTCGACGGCAAGGGTGTTTCAGCACTTGTGACCTGGGATAGTAAGGTCACTACCGTGCTCTCCCTCATGAATGGTGTTGTGGATCTT CGTGAGCATATTCGGGTGTTTGgtaacaagctcaagggcgaGGATATCGAGTTCTGTCTCCCCAAGAACAAGGTTCCCGACGCAGGGCTCAAGGATTTCACATCTTGTCAGAAGTGA
- a CDS encoding hypothetical protein (EggNog:ENOG41~CAZy:GH1), whose product MPSLSKDFKLGFATASYQIEGAVAEDGRGPSIWDTFCHLEPTRTKGANGDVACDHYHRLEEDLDLLKRYGSDMYRFSISWSRVIPLGGRDDPVNEAGIAFYNRVIDGCLKRGITPWVTLYHWDLPQALHERYGGWLDVEESQKDFERYARLCYERFGDRVKHWITLNEPWIVSIFGYATGGNAPGRSSINPQSTEGDTSTEPWIVGKALIMSHARAVAAYNQDFRASQKGQIGISLNGDYYEPWDSSDPRDSEAAERRMQFHIGWFANPIFLGQDYPKCMRDQLKDRLPQFTSEELQLLRSAESDFYGMNYYTSQFARHKSTPAPDTDYIGNLDELQTNKAGEPVGLESGLHWLRSCPDLFRKHLTRVYRLYGKPIIITENGCPCPGEDKMTREESVQDEYRIKYFEDHLDAIGRSVGEDGSVIEGYFAWSLMDNLEWSDGYGPRFGVTFTDYETLERTPKKSALVLRQLVDHRKGTQLKL is encoded by the exons ATGCCTTCTCTTTCTAAGGACTTCAAACTTGGTTTCGCTACGGCGTCTTACCAGATTGAAGGTGCCGTCGCAGAAGATGGTCGCGGTCCTTCAATCTGGGATACCTTCTGTCATCTTGAACCGACACGAACAAAAGGTGCAAACGGCGATGTCGCCTGTGATCATTATCACCGCCTTGAAGAAGACCTCGATCTTTTGAAGCGGTATGGTTCTGATATGTATCGCTTCTCGATTTCGTGGTCTCGTGTTATTCCTCTTGGTGGACGGGATGATCCTGTTAATGAAGCTGGTATCGCTTTCTATAATAGGGTTATCGATGGGTGTTTGAAGAGAGGTATCACGCCCTGGGTCACGCTTTACCATTGGGACTTACCGCAGGCATTGCATGAGAGATACGGTGGATGGTtggatgttgaagagtcGCAGAAGGACTTTGAGAGATATGCGAGGCTTTGTTACGAGAGGTTTGGTGATCGAGTGAAGCACTGGATTACACTTAACGAGCCTTGGATCGTCTCAATATTC GGCTATGCAACTGGAGGAAATGCTCCAGGACGAAGCAGCATCAATCCTCAGTCTACAGAAGGCGACACTTCAACGGAGCCATGGATCGTCGGCAAGGCTCTCATCATGAGCCACGCTCGTGCTGTTGCAGCCTACAACCAAGACTTCCGCGCATCACAAAAAGGCCAAATAGGAATATCTCTGAACGGAGACTACTACGAACCATGGGATAGCAGCGATCCGCGAGATAgtgaggctgctgagcgGCGTATGCAGTTCCATATTGGCTGGTTCGCCAACCCCATTTT CTTGGGACAAGACTATCCAAAGTGCATGCGCGATCAGCTCAAAGACCGCCTCCCACAGTTCACATCCGAAGAACTTCAACTTCTACGCTCAGCGGAGAGTGACTTTTACGGCATGAACTACTACACCTCTCAATTCGCTCGGCACAAATCCACTCCTGCACCAGACACAGATTACATCGGCAATCTGGATGAGCTCCAAACCAACAAGGCTGGTGAGCCTGTCGGTTTAGAAAGTGGTCTACACTGGCTCCGATCCTGCCCCGACCTCTTCCGCAAACATCTCACACGTGTGTATCGTCTCTACGGCAAgcctatcatcatcacagagAACGGGTGTCCTTGTCCCGGCGAGGATAAGATGACGCGTGAGGAATCGGTACAGGATGAGTATAGGATCAAATACTTTGAAGATCACCTTGACGCTATTGGCAGGTCGGTTGGTGAAGATGGATCTGTTATTGAGGGATATTTTGCATGGTCGTTGATGGATAACCTTGAGTGGTCTGATGGATATGGACCGAGATTTGGTGTGACGTTTACGGATTACGAGACGTTGGAGAGGACGCCGAAGAAATCGGCGTTGGTGCTGAGGCAGCTGGTTGATCATCGGAAGGGAACTCAGTTGAAGCTGTAG
- a CDS encoding hypothetical protein (EggNog:ENOG41) — MNWQEIAKESQAKVLDSIPKHWRLDVNQYRGLKDVTDVPYTCGLLNEEQLKITELTATEIVEKVETRELKAVQVLEAFAGRAAIAHQLVNCLTEWFYEAGLARARELDEALEKGGQLKGLLHGVPIALKDIHCVAGHASTMAFVSGRNNIVSQDSAVVAALRAEGAIFFCKTTMPQSAMAIETVSNLWGRTLNPFSRNLNAGGSSGGDAVLVAMKGTPLTPSTDLGGSIRVPAAFNGLYALKPTAARIPKGGMPDLGQSLIQVSFGPICHSIEDMELLTRVINAHPYNRFDVTCVPVPWRAINSLEGKLKIGLMKWDGVVMPHPPVLRVLEHTKQLLIEAGHEGKSGSLWTFDIYYQGGADAAVAALEESGEPMIPAFADLLKVFNVRKLPASEIIQLSGKVRDYKEQFLAAWKQAAIDGHPIDALICPPAPGVGYPHDFNTYWGYTSLFNLIDYPATILPVPGLKVNAEQDPLDSEYVPLDTNPYDKPNHEIYDPNLFENQAICIQVVGRPFEDEELIQVSATLDALFRGL, encoded by the exons ATGAATTGGCAAGAAATAGCTAAGGAATCTCAAGCCAAAGTGCTTGATTCCATCCCCAAACACTGGCGATTGGATGTCAATCAGTATCGAGGCCTCAAAGACGTCACGGATGTGCCGTACACCTGCGGCCTGCTCAATGAAGAGCAGCTCAAAATCACTGAACTTACAGCCACAGAAATAGTCGAGAAAGTCGAGACTCGCGAGCTAAAAGCAGTGCAGGTCCTGGAAGCATTTGCTGGGCGCGCTGCTATCGCGCATCAATTG GTCAACTGTCTGACTGAATGGTTCTATGAAGCAGGTCTTGCACGAGCGAgagagcttgatgaagcgCTAGAGAAGGGTGGTCAACTGAAGGGTTTACTGCATGGTGTTCCCATTGCTCTCAAA GATATCCATTGCGTTGCAGGCCATGCTTCAACTATGGCTTTCGTTTCAGGCAGGAACAATATCGTCAGTCAGGATTCTGCAGTCGTAGCTGCTCTCCGTGCTGAAGGCGCCATATTCTTCTGCAAGACCACTATGCCTCAATCAGCCATGGCAATCGAAACTGTCAGTAACCTCTGGGGTCGCACGTTGAACCCTTTTAGTCGGAACCTGAACGCTGGAGGTAGTTCTGGAGGCGACGCTGTCCTCGTAGCTATGAAGGGTACACCACTCACGCCCTCGACTGATCTTGGCGGCTCGATTCGTGTACCAGCTGCTTTCAATGGGCTGTATGCTCTCAAACCAACAGCTGCACGAATCCCAAAAGGCGGGATGCCAGACCTTGGCCAGAGTCTAATTCAAGTTTCCTTTGGACCTATTTGTCATTCCATCGAGGACATGGAGTTACTTACCCGGGTCATCAATGCCCATCCTTATAATAGATTTGATGTGACTTGCGTGCCTGTTCCCTGGAGGGCGATCAATTCTCTAGAGGGGAAGCTGAAGATCGGGCTAATGAAATGGGATGGCGTCGTAATGCCTCACCCACCAGTTCTTCGAGTACTAGAGCATACCAAACAGTTACTGATAGAAGCTGGTCACGAGGGCAAGTCAGGCTCGTTGTGGACT TTCGACATTTACTACCAAGGCGGAGCTGATGCTGCCGTCGCCGCACTTGAAGAATCTGGTGAACCCATGATCCCAGCATTTGCCGACCtgctcaaggtcttcaaTGTTCGAAAGCTTCCGGCTTCGGAGATTATACAG TTGAGTGGCAAGGTACGAGACTATAAAGAGCAGTTCCTGGCAGCATGGAAACAAGCGGCCATCGACGGCCATCCCATTGATGCCTTGATATGCCCTCCGGCACCTGGCGTAGGCTATCCTCATGACTTCAATACATACTGGGGATACACCTCGCTCTTCAACCTGATCGACTATCCTGCTACGATTTTGCCGGTACCAGGACTCAAGGTCAACGCGGAGCAGGATCCTCTTGATTCGGAATACGTACCGTTGGACACAAATCCCTACGATAAACCCAACCACGAGATTT ACGATCCCAACCTTTTTGAGAACCAAGCAATCTGCATACAAGTGGTCGGCCGTCCtttcgaggatgaagagctcATTCAAGTATCGGCAACTCTTGATGCATTATTTCGTGGTCTCTAG